The uncultured Ilyobacter sp. nucleotide sequence TCCCCCACCCTGAAACAAAAAGAAATAACTTTGGTCCAAAGTCTCTTGCCGGATTCATGGCAAAACCTGTAAGTGTACCAAAAGAACCTCCTATAACTGCAATAACTATTCCTATAAGTAGCGCTGACATATGTCCTTTTGGAGCTCCATTTTTATCATCAGTAACTGCTAATATTGTCATCATAAGTACTGCTGTTATTATAATTTCAACAATAAATGCCTGCATGTTATTTATTGCAGGATTAGGATATGTTGTAAAAATCCCCGCTGTTGACAGACTTTCAACTGAACCTCTTACTATTCCGTTACTCTTATCAAATGCTATAAATAGGTTTCTATAGAGAAAGTATACCAACGCAGATGCTGAAAATGCTCCTATTATCTGAGATATTATATAAGGGATTACCTTCTTCTTGTCAAAGCCTTTAAATGTTGCAAGGGCGATGGTAACTGCTGGATTTATATGTGCCCCGGAAACTCCACCAGTTATGTAGATTGCCATAGAAACTCCAAATCCCCAGACGATACTTATCTCCCACAATCCCATCTGGGCACCAGAGAGCACTAGAGACGACACACAGCCTGCACCAAAGAAGATGAGAAGACCTGTACCTAAAAACTCAGCAATGCATTCTCCAAATAAATTTTCTCTTTTCATTTTTTTCCTCCTAATTTTTCAAGAAACTATTTGATCAAAATATGCAGATTAACCCTTTACGCTTTTCCCTGTACCTCTGTAAGAGCTATCCCCAAAGGAGTTACCAAAAGAGGTTTATATGTTTTCACTATCTTTTTCCCAAGCTCTTTCTCAAATACAGAATCAAAACCTTTAAAAGTACAAGCTCCTCCGACTAAATAAATAGTATCTACCTCATAACCCAATAAAAATTTCTTTACAATTGCCGCCATTTTTTCAACCACGGGTTTTACTGTGGTAAAAATTTCATTTTCTCTACTGGTATCTTTTTTTAGCTCTTCTGCTTCATCAAATGTTATTCCGTAACTCCCCGCTAGAACGAGCGACATATGTGTACCTCCAGTAGGTTCATCTGCTACAAATATCACCTTGCCGTCTTTCAATATACTTATACCAGTAGTACCTCCTCCCACATCTACCACTGCTCCATCGGTTATCTTCAATGTTTTAGCAGCAGCAGTTGGCTCGTCTATCACCTTTACCACATCTATTTCTGCCGATTCGATGACATTGGATATGGCCTTGACGCTACCTGCTTCTACTCCTGGAGGTATAGCAGTGAATCCTTGGGTTATTTCTATCCCCAGATCTTTCTCAACTTTTTCTTTTAAATCCCTTACGATTTTAATCGCCCCTATAAAGTCCACAACTATTCCGTCCTTAACCACTGAAGACGGATAAGTCGCTCCCCCTAGAGGCTCTCCATTCTTATCCACTACACTTATCACTATGTTAGCCGTCCCTAGGTCTACTCCCACATAAAATTCTGTTTCGGGAG carries:
- a CDS encoding MIP/aquaporin family protein; protein product: MKRENLFGECIAEFLGTGLLIFFGAGCVSSLVLSGAQMGLWEISIVWGFGVSMAIYITGGVSGAHINPAVTIALATFKGFDKKKVIPYIISQIIGAFSASALVYFLYRNLFIAFDKSNGIVRGSVESLSTAGIFTTYPNPAINNMQAFIVEIIITAVLMMTILAVTDDKNGAPKGHMSALLIGIVIAVIGGSFGTLTGFAMNPARDFGPKLFLFVSGWGNVALTGGLSNPYFWVPILGPICGALGGTVIYDKMIGANIPVEDEEEANELAVD
- the eutJ gene encoding ethanolamine utilization protein EutJ — protein: MNIKEANAYIKKFDEKIQKPRILPPETEFYVGVDLGTANIVISVVDKNGEPLGGATYPSSVVKDGIVVDFIGAIKIVRDLKEKVEKDLGIEITQGFTAIPPGVEAGSVKAISNVIESAEIDVVKVIDEPTAAAKTLKITDGAVVDVGGGTTGISILKDGKVIFVADEPTGGTHMSLVLAGSYGITFDEAEELKKDTSRENEIFTTVKPVVEKMAAIVKKFLLGYEVDTIYLVGGACTFKGFDSVFEKELGKKIVKTYKPLLVTPLGIALTEVQGKA